One genomic region from Nostoc sphaeroides encodes:
- a CDS encoding orange carotenoid protein N-terminal domain-containing protein: MTYSIESARNIFSSTQVADAVPATTAMFAQLNIDDQLAFLWYAYAELGRTITPAAPGKANLQLMEGIFNDIKQMSHEEQTQLMRDLASNADTPISRSYAYFGVNAKLGFWWQLGEWMKEGIVAPMPSGYQMSTQVKAVLEAVQKIDQSQQITVLRNTVVNMGFDPSLADNKQAEVINFKFPRTSLSPQFTIEGVTEPTVLKYIEAMNADNFEAAVALFANNGALQPPFQKPIVGREAITAYLRDEGQGLVMKPTKGVSETIEDGYTQHKVTGTVETPWFGGNVGMNIAWRFLLDPQGQIYFVAIDLLASPKELLNLTRK; this comes from the coding sequence ATGACTTATAGTATCGAATCTGCACGCAATATTTTCTCTAGCACTCAAGTGGCAGATGCTGTTCCAGCAACTACAGCAATGTTTGCTCAACTCAACATTGACGATCAACTGGCATTTCTCTGGTATGCCTACGCTGAACTAGGTCGGACAATTACTCCAGCTGCTCCCGGAAAAGCAAATCTCCAATTAATGGAAGGTATATTCAACGACATTAAGCAGATGTCTCATGAAGAACAAACACAATTAATGAGAGATTTAGCGAGTAATGCTGATACTCCCATCAGCCGTTCTTATGCATACTTTGGTGTCAACGCCAAATTGGGATTCTGGTGGCAGTTAGGAGAGTGGATGAAAGAGGGTATCGTCGCTCCTATGCCATCTGGCTATCAAATGTCAACTCAAGTCAAAGCAGTGCTAGAAGCTGTTCAGAAAATCGATCAGAGTCAGCAAATTACTGTACTACGCAATACTGTAGTAAATATGGGGTTCGATCCCTCTCTGGCTGATAATAAACAGGCAGAAGTCATAAACTTTAAGTTTCCACGTACATCCCTAAGTCCCCAATTTACTATTGAGGGAGTTACAGAGCCAACAGTGCTGAAATACATTGAAGCTATGAATGCAGATAACTTTGAAGCTGCTGTTGCTTTATTTGCTAACAATGGTGCGCTGCAACCACCTTTCCAAAAACCAATTGTTGGCCGAGAAGCAATCACTGCCTACCTAAGAGATGAAGGACAAGGGTTAGTGATGAAGCCAACCAAAGGCGTTTCGGAAACTATAGAAGATGGTTACACACAGCATAAAGTTACTGGTACGGTCGAAACTCCTTGGTTTGGAGGTAATGTTGGGATGAACATTGCTTGGCGATTTTTACTCGATCCTCAAGGTCAAATTTACTTTGTGGCTATTGACTTACTTGCTTCTCCCAAAGAACTGCTTAACTTAACTCGCAAGTAA
- a CDS encoding TraX family protein, with the protein MIKVSAFSIKILAAVFMVMDHVCYLLMPNFLILHFIGRLSFPLFAWLLAKGERHTQNVYRYGSRLLITAIISQPIYTVVFQSFSFNILFTLLLGLVMLRLVKHCPQLWQQLIVIGLCAAVSEVLGFEYGGYGIGVILLMSLIDKLNPRVWLLYWCILHLILVILSINYIFQIWAVFAGFIVFQFNGRQGSRARWFYLFYPAHLIILGIINYLIQSR; encoded by the coding sequence GTGATTAAAGTTTCAGCTTTCAGCATTAAAATCTTAGCCGCAGTGTTCATGGTTATGGATCATGTGTGCTATTTGCTAATGCCAAACTTCTTAATATTGCACTTTATTGGGCGATTGAGCTTTCCCCTGTTTGCATGGCTTCTGGCTAAAGGCGAAAGACACACCCAAAATGTGTACCGCTATGGAAGCAGGCTATTAATTACGGCAATTATATCTCAGCCAATCTATACTGTTGTTTTCCAAAGTTTCTCATTTAATATTCTCTTCACACTTCTTCTTGGACTTGTGATGTTGCGCTTAGTAAAGCATTGCCCGCAATTATGGCAGCAATTAATAGTTATTGGATTGTGTGCAGCAGTTTCTGAGGTCTTGGGCTTTGAGTATGGCGGATATGGGATTGGAGTAATTTTATTGATGTCTTTAATAGACAAACTCAATCCCAGAGTATGGTTACTCTACTGGTGCATCTTACATTTGATTTTAGTAATTCTATCTATAAATTATATATTTCAAATTTGGGCAGTTTTTGCAGGATTCATTGTTTTTCAATTCAATGGTAGACAAGGTTCACGGGCTAGATGGTTTTATCTTTTCTACCCGGCTCATTTAATAATTTTAGGTATCATCAATTATTTAATACAGTCTAGGTAG
- a CDS encoding sensor histidine kinase: protein MKTELLNDSQFVSICIQDNGIGMRDDVKQKIFEHLYTTKAVGKGTGLGLAIAHQIVVEKHGGVIAVNSTLGGGTEFVITLPIKEG from the coding sequence GTGAAAACTGAACTGTTAAATGATAGCCAATTCGTCAGCATCTGCATTCAAGACAACGGCATCGGCATGAGAGATGATGTCAAACAGAAGATTTTTGAGCATTTGTATACTACAAAAGCTGTTGGTAAGGGAACAGGATTAGGATTAGCGATCGCTCATCAGATTGTAGTCGAAAAACATGGTGGAGTGATCGCTGTCAATTCAACTTTAGGTGGGGGTACTGAGTTTGTGATTACCCTTCCAATCAAAGAGGGATGA
- a CDS encoding DUF4011 domain-containing protein — MRQSASDSQQNLTQKIEKWKAGLADLGRRNPLIKFRQDSPRILEILTEEPDFLFQNLTEDKKSLYFQILDGEDQDIIQSRNTKILSAQRNPLELITRQRGSEQLKRLNKLRLESRRSFEERGVNSLFLALGTLTWYDKDKDKPEDVLVSPLILVPVELIKEPRRDVYKISLLDEDVVLNPTLTQKLKQTFGIELPEGEAIQTLTYDEIIAEIEELLAKQKTWQIKENVFLSLFSYAKAAMVRDIIENEALIFEHPILQAISGDLTNYQSNYREPLPASALDSQVKPELIFQILDADSSQQVVIEAAKSGSSFVVQGPPGTGKSQTIVNIIAELVGNGKSVLLVAEKETALSVVYKRMAECGLDHICLNLHHSGTTDKRELVKNLSQTIEDIKQIDGAENYHGLFEQLVSNRQSLKLYLTSLHVKEQPLDKSPFEIFGELLKKEREAVPNINVIFSNFSQWNESRLHQAEDLLNQLAKFLPFFKREKTTIWEKSSLNSYSYEMELQIIQKLEEFQQAIFSVQNINQELQETLQVQPLLNLESLDKCYPAIDYIRKAPSNLPENWTGVDISVAQNAFTILQTDVQEIEKNKLSQEAENLLSRLSSFLPFLRGEKTPIWAQSTLNSCSEMLELELNNKINKFKQAISWIQTASQQISIILKIKPLLNLENVETYFPTIQHILKAPPNLPDNWAGVDIAIAQYAFSILKTDIQEIEKNKLSQEAQNLLARLSSFLPFLRGEKTTIWAQSTLSSCSDTLELEINNKINKFKQAISWIQTASQQLQRILNIKPLLNLGDIEVCIPALKHILQAPSNLPNNWTELDISMAQSAFNKMKADIKILGDKEPLLKQKYHPELFSSELPALANRYQKYSRFWLIRIFNSRYRRDVKLLKKLSTKKGQVSHNELKRDLAQAVQIQAARNELYQSNYPARQVFGSLFNPEVSSEAELKEIEQALNWLTGLQKYSLPTDSVQQLLNSPSARRELAELVKRLESLPEDISQGMDFLFSYFNENDVIGQYQPHNQISFTELATFLNLAQSDLPNFHQWLTYKEIYRQLESLGVQNFLDALRDNKPNPIESVRNKLRQIEYQPRQVFGALFNPEISSEVELKEIEQALNWLIDLQKYSLPVDSVQQLLNSPSGRHELLTLVKKIESLPEDISQGIDFLFLYFNENDIIGQYRPHNQILFTELATFLNIAQSDLPDFRKWLTYKEIYGQLERLGVQDFLDALRDNKPNPIESVQNRLRHIDYQPRQVFGSLFKPEVSSEAELKEIEQALSWLTGLQKYSLSANSVQCILNSPSKRRELAELVKKYESVHHRIRQGLDFLISHFDESDITDSYLPRNQITFVELERFLNLAQSELSYFQEWLTYKETYQKLENLGNNKFLDALRENKVQPEQWFPVLEKRIYQICLDAILARKPELKNFNLEVHERQIKEFSKLDYNQLDTARKRVKQLHVQRWQNWEKTSLALAELPNLKREANKKNRHLPIRKLLNDTQKGMPNLVKALKPCWMMSPLSVSQYINPDVIHFDVLIFDEASQLRTEDVVPSIIRSNQVIVIGDEQQLPPTSFFSTGDSEEDEDDKEDASYESVLKECSFMFEHMLKWHYRSQDERLIAFSNHHFYGDELVTFPNPVQNPDLGVWFKHVPDGVYDRGKRRDNRREAEVVAQLALEHFQRFPEQSLGIIAFSEAQGEAIREQIEILGKDHPNLETFCSDNSPQFFLKALENVQGDERDAIILSVGYARDDQGKLSLNFGPLNRQGGERRLNVAVTRAKSKITLVSSIVAGDIDKTRAQSKGVKLLHDYLEYAASGGERLQGNSYTDKLHFDSPFEEDVYHTLVQQGYTIRTQVGCSGYRIDLGVVNSDRPGEFLLGIECDGASYHSSPTARDRDRLRQQVLERLGWRIHRIWSTDWFRNKPVQVRLLIEKIKQLQQNK; from the coding sequence ATGCGACAGTCAGCTTCAGACTCTCAACAAAACCTTACTCAAAAAATTGAAAAGTGGAAAGCTGGGCTGGCTGACTTAGGACGACGAAATCCTCTCATCAAGTTTCGGCAAGATAGTCCTCGAATATTAGAAATTCTGACAGAAGAACCAGATTTTCTCTTCCAAAATCTGACAGAAGATAAGAAATCGCTTTATTTTCAAATACTTGATGGCGAAGATCAAGATATTATTCAGTCCAGAAATACCAAGATATTATCAGCACAAAGAAATCCTCTTGAATTAATTACTCGTCAAAGAGGCAGTGAGCAACTGAAACGACTGAATAAATTGCGTCTTGAATCACGACGCTCATTTGAAGAACGAGGGGTAAACAGCCTATTCTTGGCCCTTGGAACGTTGACTTGGTATGACAAGGATAAGGATAAGCCAGAAGATGTTTTGGTATCACCACTAATTTTAGTACCTGTAGAGTTAATTAAAGAACCTAGACGAGATGTTTATAAAATATCTCTATTAGATGAAGATGTTGTATTAAATCCAACGCTGACACAAAAGTTAAAGCAAACTTTTGGGATTGAGCTTCCAGAGGGAGAAGCTATACAAACACTAACTTATGACGAAATTATTGCTGAAATTGAAGAGTTATTAGCAAAACAAAAGACATGGCAAATTAAAGAGAATGTATTTCTCTCGCTGTTCTCTTATGCCAAAGCTGCAATGGTTCGGGATATAATCGAAAATGAAGCTCTAATTTTTGAACACCCAATCTTACAAGCAATTAGTGGTGATTTAACTAATTATCAGTCTAACTATAGAGAACCTCTACCTGCATCTGCTCTAGATTCACAAGTTAAACCTGAACTAATATTTCAAATTCTTGATGCTGACTCTAGCCAGCAAGTCGTGATTGAAGCAGCAAAATCTGGTTCTAGCTTTGTTGTCCAAGGGCCACCAGGAACAGGTAAAAGTCAAACTATTGTAAATATAATTGCTGAACTAGTTGGCAATGGCAAATCAGTTTTATTAGTTGCAGAAAAAGAAACAGCGCTAAGTGTGGTTTATAAGCGTATGGCTGAATGTGGTTTAGACCATATATGTCTTAATCTCCACCATAGTGGAACAACAGATAAGCGGGAGCTTGTAAAGAATTTATCACAAACTATTGAAGATATCAAACAAATTGACGGTGCAGAAAATTATCACGGTTTGTTTGAGCAGCTTGTTTCTAATCGTCAATCGCTAAAATTATATCTGACAAGTTTACACGTTAAAGAACAGCCTTTAGATAAATCACCTTTTGAGATATTTGGTGAGCTTTTGAAAAAAGAACGCGAAGCAGTTCCCAATATTAATGTCATATTTTCCAACTTTAGCCAATGGAATGAGAGTAGATTACACCAGGCGGAAGACTTATTAAATCAATTAGCAAAATTTCTTCCTTTCTTTAAAAGGGAAAAAACAACTATTTGGGAAAAAAGTTCTCTAAATTCTTACTCCTATGAAATGGAATTGCAAATTATACAGAAACTAGAGGAATTTCAGCAAGCAATTTTTTCAGTCCAAAACATTAATCAAGAATTACAAGAGACTCTCCAAGTTCAACCTTTATTGAATTTAGAGTCTTTAGATAAGTGCTATCCAGCCATAGACTACATACGAAAAGCCCCATCCAATCTTCCAGAAAACTGGACTGGAGTAGATATATCAGTTGCTCAGAATGCTTTCACTATTCTGCAAACAGACGTTCAAGAGATTGAAAAAAATAAGCTTTCGCAAGAAGCCGAAAATTTGCTGAGTCGTCTTTCTTCATTTCTTCCATTTTTAAGAGGAGAAAAAACACCAATTTGGGCACAAAGTACTTTAAATTCTTGCTCTGAAATGCTGGAGTTAGAATTAAATAATAAAATTAATAAATTTAAACAAGCAATTTCTTGGATTCAGACAGCTAGCCAACAGATTTCAATTATTTTAAAGATTAAACCTTTATTGAATTTGGAAAATGTAGAAACTTACTTTCCTACTATTCAGCATATATTGAAAGCTCCACCTAATTTACCTGATAACTGGGCTGGAGTAGATATAGCAATTGCTCAGTATGCTTTCAGTATTCTAAAAACAGACATTCAAGAGATTGAAAAAAATAAGCTTTCGCAAGAAGCACAAAATTTGCTGGCTCGGCTTTCTTCATTTCTTCCATTTTTAAGAGGAGAAAAAACAACTATTTGGGCACAAAGTACTTTAAGTTCCTGCTCTGATACGCTGGAATTAGAAATAAATAATAAAATTAATAAATTTAAACAAGCAATTTCTTGGATTCAGACAGCTAGCCAGCAGCTTCAAAGAATTCTTAATATTAAGCCTTTATTGAATCTGGGAGATATCGAAGTTTGCATTCCTGCTCTTAAACATATATTGCAAGCTCCATCTAATTTACCCAATAATTGGACTGAATTAGATATTTCTATGGCTCAAAGTGCCTTCAACAAAATGAAAGCAGATATTAAAATTCTGGGAGACAAGGAGCCACTTTTAAAACAAAAATATCATCCTGAATTATTCTCTTCAGAATTACCTGCTTTAGCTAATAGATATCAGAAATATAGTCGCTTTTGGCTGATTAGAATTTTTAACTCCAGATACAGGCGTGATGTCAAGCTTTTGAAGAAACTAAGTACTAAAAAAGGGCAAGTTTCTCACAACGAATTAAAACGTGATTTGGCGCAAGCGGTTCAAATACAAGCTGCACGGAACGAACTATATCAAAGCAATTACCCAGCACGTCAAGTTTTTGGCTCTTTATTTAACCCGGAGGTTTCTAGTGAAGCAGAGTTAAAAGAAATCGAACAAGCTTTAAATTGGTTGACTGGCTTACAGAAATATTCGCTTCCTACAGATTCAGTCCAGCAGCTTCTAAATTCTCCCTCTGCACGACGCGAATTAGCTGAATTAGTTAAGAGGCTTGAATCCCTTCCTGAAGATATTAGCCAGGGTATGGATTTCTTATTTTCATACTTTAATGAGAATGATGTTATTGGGCAATATCAGCCTCATAACCAAATTTCATTTACCGAACTAGCAACTTTTTTAAACCTAGCTCAATCCGACTTACCCAATTTCCACCAATGGTTGACTTATAAAGAAATCTATAGGCAACTAGAAAGTTTAGGAGTCCAAAATTTCTTAGATGCATTGCGCGATAACAAACCTAATCCTATTGAGTCTGTAAGAAATAAATTACGTCAAATTGAGTACCAGCCTCGTCAGGTTTTTGGAGCTTTATTTAATCCAGAAATCTCTAGTGAAGTAGAGCTAAAAGAAATTGAACAAGCCTTAAATTGGTTGATTGACTTACAGAAGTACTCTCTTCCTGTTGATTCAGTTCAACAACTTCTGAATTCTCCCTCTGGACGGCACGAACTGCTTACATTAGTTAAGAAAATTGAATCCCTTCCTGAAGATATTAGCCAGGGTATAGATTTCTTATTTTTATACTTTAATGAGAATGATATTATTGGTCAATATCGGCCTCATAATCAAATTTTATTTACCGAACTGGCAACTTTTTTAAACATAGCTCAATCCGACTTACCCGACTTCCGCAAATGGTTGACTTATAAAGAAATCTATGGGCAACTAGAAAGGTTAGGAGTTCAAGATTTCTTAGATGCTTTGCGCGATAACAAACCTAATCCTATTGAGTCTGTACAAAATAGGCTACGTCATATTGACTACCAGCCTCGTCAGGTTTTTGGATCTTTATTTAAGCCGGAAGTTTCTAGTGAAGCAGAGTTAAAAGAAATCGAACAAGCTTTAAGTTGGTTGACTGGCTTACAAAAGTATTCGCTTTCTGCTAATTCCGTCCAGTGCATTCTAAATTCCCCTTCTAAACGGCGCGAACTTGCTGAATTAGTTAAGAAATATGAATCAGTCCATCACCGTATTAGGCAAGGATTAGATTTTCTAATATCACACTTTGATGAAAGTGACATCACAGATTCTTACTTACCTCGCAATCAAATTACTTTTGTTGAACTAGAAAGGTTCTTAAACTTGGCTCAATCGGAACTGTCTTATTTTCAAGAATGGCTGACTTATAAAGAAACTTACCAGAAACTCGAAAATCTGGGTAATAATAAGTTTTTAGATGCTTTACGTGAAAATAAAGTTCAACCAGAGCAATGGTTTCCAGTTTTAGAAAAGCGAATTTATCAAATCTGTCTTGATGCTATTCTTGCTAGAAAGCCTGAACTGAAGAATTTTAATCTGGAAGTACACGAGCGGCAAATAAAAGAGTTTTCCAAACTAGATTATAACCAATTAGATACTGCTAGAAAACGTGTAAAACAGCTTCATGTGCAACGCTGGCAAAACTGGGAAAAGACTTCACTTGCTCTAGCTGAATTGCCAAACTTGAAAAGAGAAGCGAATAAGAAAAACCGACATTTGCCTATTCGTAAACTACTCAACGACACACAAAAGGGGATGCCCAATCTTGTCAAAGCCTTAAAGCCTTGCTGGATGATGAGTCCACTTTCTGTTAGTCAATATATAAATCCAGATGTAATTCATTTTGATGTTCTCATCTTTGATGAAGCATCTCAGCTTCGGACTGAGGATGTTGTTCCTTCAATTATCCGTTCTAATCAAGTTATTGTGATTGGCGACGAACAACAGCTTCCTCCCACATCATTCTTTTCAACTGGAGACAGTGAAGAAGATGAGGATGATAAGGAGGATGCAAGCTATGAAAGCGTTTTGAAAGAATGTTCATTTATGTTTGAACACATGCTGAAATGGCACTACCGCAGTCAGGATGAGCGTTTGATTGCTTTCTCCAACCATCATTTTTATGGTGACGAATTAGTTACATTTCCAAACCCAGTTCAAAACCCAGATTTAGGAGTGTGGTTTAAGCACGTTCCTGATGGCGTTTACGATCGCGGTAAACGCAGAGATAATCGACGTGAGGCTGAAGTGGTTGCTCAGTTGGCGTTAGAGCATTTTCAACGATTTCCCGAACAATCCCTTGGCATTATTGCCTTTAGCGAAGCCCAAGGCGAGGCGATTCGGGAGCAAATTGAGATTTTGGGGAAAGATCACCCCAATCTGGAGACATTTTGCAGTGATAACTCACCGCAGTTTTTTCTCAAAGCACTAGAAAACGTTCAAGGTGATGAGCGAGATGCAATCATACTCAGCGTTGGGTATGCTCGTGATGATCAAGGTAAGCTTTCTCTCAACTTTGGCCCCCTAAATCGGCAAGGTGGAGAACGACGGCTCAATGTAGCTGTCACGCGGGCAAAAAGTAAAATTACGCTTGTTTCTTCCATTGTGGCTGGTGACATCGACAAAACACGCGCCCAAAGCAAAGGTGTAAAATTACTGCATGATTATCTGGAATACGCAGCGAGTGGTGGAGAAAGACTGCAAGGCAACTCTTACACAGATAAGCTTCACTTTGACTCGCCATTTGAAGAAGATGTTTACCATACTTTAGTCCAGCAGGGATACACTATCCGCACCCAAGTTGGATGCTCAGGATACCGAATTGACCTTGGTGTAGTCAATAGCGATCGCCCTGGTGAGTTTTTATTAGGGATTGAATGTGATGGTGCATCTTACCATAGTTCACCTACTGCCAGAGATCGCGATCGCCTCAGACAACAGGTGCTTGAAAGGCTAGGCTGGAGAATTCACCGCATTTGGTCAACAGATTGGTTTCGTAACAAACCTGTTCAAGTTCGTCTGTTGATAGAAAAAATTAAACAACTACAACAAAATAAATAG
- the ppk2 gene encoding polyphosphate kinase 2: MSIDEVENQQNNGLVRPPTDLVENLVKAKDKKKSKKSKRIFDGSTEAFAKKIPKKTFETELEQLQIELVKMQYWIKHTGYRVVVIFEGRDAAGKGGVIKRIADPLNPRGCRVVALGTPSDREKTQWYFQRYVQHLPTAGEIVLFDRSWYNRAGVERVMGFCTEAEYQEFMQSCPEFERMLVRSGIVLIKYWFSVSDEEQEKRFLSRSHDPARRWKLSPMDLESRDRWVEFSKAKDTMFAYTNIPEAPWFTIEADDKKRARLNCIHHLLSKVPYEDITPPPLELPSRPVAEDYVRAPRNEQFFVPQVY, translated from the coding sequence ATGTCAATTGATGAAGTTGAAAACCAACAAAATAATGGTCTAGTTCGACCCCCTACAGACTTAGTAGAAAACTTAGTAAAGGCAAAAGACAAGAAAAAATCTAAAAAATCAAAACGGATTTTTGATGGTAGCACAGAAGCTTTTGCCAAGAAAATTCCCAAAAAGACTTTTGAAACTGAACTAGAGCAACTCCAGATTGAGCTAGTCAAAATGCAATACTGGATTAAGCACACTGGTTATCGGGTTGTCGTTATCTTTGAAGGACGCGATGCAGCCGGCAAAGGAGGAGTAATTAAACGCATTGCCGATCCACTCAATCCTCGTGGCTGTCGTGTAGTTGCTCTGGGAACCCCCTCAGATCGCGAGAAAACTCAGTGGTATTTTCAGCGTTACGTGCAACATCTGCCGACAGCAGGCGAAATTGTTCTTTTCGATCGCAGTTGGTACAATCGAGCCGGAGTTGAACGGGTGATGGGTTTTTGTACCGAAGCTGAATATCAGGAATTTATGCAATCTTGCCCGGAATTTGAACGAATGCTGGTGCGATCGGGCATTGTTTTAATCAAGTACTGGTTCTCCGTCAGTGATGAAGAACAAGAGAAACGCTTTCTTTCTCGCAGTCACGATCCCGCAAGGCGCTGGAAACTCAGCCCAATGGATTTGGAATCACGCGATCGCTGGGTAGAATTTTCCAAAGCAAAAGATACCATGTTTGCTTACACAAATATTCCAGAAGCCCCCTGGTTTACAATTGAAGCAGATGATAAAAAACGGGCGCGGCTCAACTGCATTCATCATTTGTTGAGCAAAGTTCCTTACGAAGATATTACACCTCCTCCCTTAGAACTTCCGTCTAGACCGGTAGCTGAAGATTATGTTCGCGCCCCCCGCAATGAGCAGTTCTTTGTCCCTCAAGTGTATTAA
- a CDS encoding ABC transporter permease, translated as MDWWRRLKKNPLARFGAILLLIFYIAVIAADFVAPYDPYASQPNGSLLPPTKIHWVSKSGQFIGPYIYPTTQGDTNLETGDRQLIVDLTKPSPLRIFVSGPEYRLLQMSLPLPPKWDEVTIFGGIPLNWHLFGTTTGAKFNILGTDDQSRDQFSRLLHGGRISMFIGIFGIIITYPLGLIIGGISGYLGGVTDSVIMRLAEVLMTFPSIYLLVTLGAVLPPGLSSTQRFLLIVVITSVISWAGLARVIRGQVLSIKEREFVQASRAMGGNPLYIIVRHVLPQTASYVIISATLAVPSFIGAEAILSLIGLGIQQPDPSWGNMLSLASNASILVLQPWLIWPPAVLIILTVLAFNLLGDGLRDALDPRSLRR; from the coding sequence ATGGATTGGTGGCGACGACTGAAGAAAAATCCTTTGGCACGATTTGGGGCAATTTTGCTGTTAATTTTCTACATAGCAGTAATTGCAGCAGATTTCGTGGCTCCTTATGACCCCTATGCTTCACAGCCCAATGGTTCACTGCTGCCACCAACTAAGATACATTGGGTTTCTAAATCAGGGCAGTTTATCGGGCCGTATATTTACCCGACGACTCAGGGTGACACGAATTTAGAAACAGGCGATCGCCAACTCATTGTAGACTTGACAAAGCCATCACCCCTACGTATATTTGTCTCCGGGCCAGAATACAGATTGTTGCAGATGAGTTTGCCACTACCGCCGAAGTGGGATGAAGTCACAATCTTTGGTGGTATTCCCTTAAATTGGCATTTATTTGGCACAACAACTGGGGCAAAATTCAATATCTTGGGCACTGATGACCAAAGCCGCGACCAATTCAGTCGCTTACTGCATGGCGGTCGCATCAGTATGTTTATCGGGATTTTTGGCATTATCATTACCTATCCCCTCGGTTTAATCATCGGGGGAATTTCCGGCTATTTGGGCGGTGTGACTGATAGCGTCATTATGCGCTTGGCAGAAGTGCTAATGACTTTCCCTAGTATTTATCTTTTGGTGACTTTGGGGGCAGTCTTACCACCTGGTTTAAGCAGTACCCAGCGCTTTTTGTTAATTGTGGTGATTACTTCGGTTATTAGCTGGGCTGGTTTAGCACGAGTTATTCGGGGACAGGTACTATCAATCAAAGAGCGAGAATTTGTCCAAGCGTCACGCGCAATGGGCGGAAACCCACTTTATATCATTGTCCGCCACGTTTTGCCGCAAACGGCTAGTTATGTAATTATCTCTGCTACTCTTGCAGTTCCCAGCTTTATTGGTGCAGAAGCAATACTGAGTCTCATCGGCTTGGGAATTCAACAACCAGACCCCTCTTGGGGAAATATGCTTTCTCTGGCTAGCAATGCTTCAATTTTAGTCCTGCAACCTTGGTTAATCTGGCCGCCTGCTGTGCTGATTATCCTCACAGTGCTAGCATTCAACTTACTTGGTGATGGGCTCAGAGATGCCCTTGATCCTCGTAGTTTAAGAAGATAA